A window from Fodinibius salicampi encodes these proteins:
- a CDS encoding ATP-binding protein — translation MFNHYPEWAQEFAQKYLSRTINQFILHGNVHDLVPLDRENNNFVRLKTFLSEEFFGARDYVIFYDRSSGIYFRDGESKKDFNRALSGRDSLMGTDYANKLPKDPVRVFSLLEQYFRLRIDDKKSIALIIDYAETIVPMNEAGSTGSEDRTSMVYLSRWAHDPMFLAADFTTVLLTENLADLNKTLVQNPYTNELKINIPDEKQRKNFIHFEVGEDKFGGLSNVSAEVVAQQTAGLNFINIRSILSNARENKETITHHRLSEAKKELIEAEAYGLLEFVETHYTLDDVAGHTKVKEHLRHAVQALKNGRRDVLPMGYLVCGPVGTGKTFLVNCFASEVGIPMVKLKNFRSQWQGVTEGNLEKILGLLKAMAPVAVMIDEADAYLGDRDASGDSGVSSRVFSQIATFMSDTRNRGRILWFLMTARPDLMPVDLKRQGRAEEHLALFPPHTKEERVELFKVMKNKTGLELTEEYVPKTIEQGLKSFSGADMEAALTRAKFRAAAQGMGKVTPEILDIALNDFLPPTYPEEIELQTLSAVIECTSKELLPERYQEMDRGDILEKIEDLKLRIG, via the coding sequence ATGTTTAACCATTATCCCGAATGGGCGCAGGAATTTGCCCAAAAATATCTGAGTCGTACGATAAACCAGTTTATACTACACGGAAATGTGCACGATTTGGTTCCGTTAGACCGAGAGAATAATAATTTTGTTCGATTGAAGACTTTTTTATCAGAAGAGTTTTTTGGGGCACGGGACTACGTCATTTTCTACGACCGTTCTTCAGGTATTTACTTTAGAGATGGAGAATCAAAAAAAGACTTTAACCGTGCGTTGTCGGGACGTGATTCACTGATGGGCACCGATTATGCGAATAAGCTTCCAAAGGATCCGGTTCGTGTATTTTCACTGTTGGAGCAGTATTTTCGCCTGCGTATTGATGACAAAAAGAGTATCGCACTTATTATTGATTATGCGGAAACTATTGTACCAATGAACGAGGCTGGGTCTACGGGTTCCGAAGACCGTACCTCTATGGTATATTTATCTCGTTGGGCGCATGATCCCATGTTTTTAGCCGCGGATTTTACAACGGTACTGCTAACTGAGAACCTGGCTGACCTGAATAAGACATTGGTTCAAAATCCCTATACTAACGAGCTCAAAATAAATATTCCTGATGAAAAGCAGCGGAAGAATTTTATCCACTTTGAAGTGGGAGAAGATAAGTTCGGGGGACTGTCAAATGTATCAGCCGAAGTGGTAGCCCAACAGACGGCAGGGCTGAATTTCATCAATATCCGAAGCATTCTTTCCAATGCCCGTGAAAATAAGGAAACTATAACCCACCACCGCCTTTCAGAAGCCAAAAAAGAGCTCATTGAAGCCGAAGCCTACGGCTTGTTGGAGTTTGTGGAAACCCATTACACGCTTGACGACGTAGCGGGACATACTAAAGTGAAGGAGCATCTTCGGCATGCTGTGCAAGCCTTGAAAAATGGTCGGCGCGATGTACTTCCAATGGGATACCTCGTATGCGGCCCTGTAGGAACGGGTAAAACATTTTTAGTGAATTGTTTTGCGAGTGAGGTGGGGATCCCCATGGTGAAGCTCAAAAACTTTCGGAGTCAATGGCAGGGGGTAACCGAAGGTAATCTGGAAAAAATACTGGGATTGCTTAAAGCTATGGCGCCCGTAGCCGTAATGATTGATGAGGCTGATGCGTATCTGGGAGACCGTGATGCAAGTGGAGACAGCGGAGTATCCAGCCGGGTTTTTTCTCAAATTGCTACCTTTATGAGCGATACGCGTAACAGAGGACGCATACTTTGGTTCCTGATGACGGCCCGACCTGATTTGATGCCGGTAGATCTCAAGAGACAAGGTAGGGCAGAGGAGCACTTGGCACTATTTCCGCCCCACACCAAAGAGGAACGTGTGGAACTGTTCAAAGTTATGAAGAACAAAACGGGACTGGAACTTACCGAAGAATATGTACCGAAAACTATTGAGCAGGGGCTTAAGTCTTTCTCGGGTGCAGATATGGAAGCAGCGCTTACCCGGGCTAAATTTCGAGCCGCCGCTCAGGGAATGGGGAAAGTAACCCCTGAAATACTGGATATTGCTCTAAACGATTTTCTTCCGCCTACCTATCCGGAGGAAATAGAACTACAGACCCTTAGCGCGGTTATTGAGTGCACCTCTAAAGAGTTACTCCCCGAACGCTATCAGGAAATGGATCGTGGTGATATTCTTGAAAAAATCGAGGATTTAAAACTGAGAATCGGCTAA